In the genome of Lathyrus oleraceus cultivar Zhongwan6 chromosome 4, CAAS_Psat_ZW6_1.0, whole genome shotgun sequence, the window AGCAACTTGTCTTGTGGAATTGGATTGAAATTGGGATTAGATGTGAATTATGGTTATATCTTGGTTGTGATTTTTTTTTGATGAAATTTGGAAATTGGTTGTAATGTAGAAGTTAGTTGTAGGATATGGATGTGATGCATTGTTATGCCTGAATAttaaatgaaaatgtatgtatgaaaatgagtttggaaatgtttgaaagttaaatattattgaatgttatgaaatgagtgtatgtactattttgatttgaaatgaactatggatggaaaatggatcatgtttggttataaaatggatatggatttttaggaataatccaaaactaatctaaatgtcaattaagaataaaaaaaaaaccaattaaaatcaaattaatctataatttgttaaaactACTTTGATGTCAAATTCTAACATTTTATTTGGAAGttaaaaatcaattagagtttgaatcattagtaaaaacacaattaagattaaattgaaatttggaattagacttaatttgaaattaaaatcaaatttgaaaattaaaaagtcaaatagttagaatccattttataatcaaaaaaCACCATGATCAAAACTAGATAATGActaatgtttatcaaaaaatatggatttgggaatggatggttgcctttggtcatgaatgtatgcaaatgaactttaggccaagtgccaaataaaaataaaaaaatggaaaaaattcaggaccaaaatcggggtatgacacccATGGACATGAAAAGTTAAAACATCCACAATCTGTGTTTCATGTTTAATACCATGTTCCCAGATAAATCACGTGATGTATGACCCCAAAACAAGCAATGGGCCCTTTCACACAAGCCCTAAGACAAGTGACCCAAGTTATGGATCAACAATTAGAGCAGACCATATGAGTGAATGCCATGATGCAATCGATCCCCAAGGTCTCAAGCACCAAGATTTAGGGTTTTGATGTCATGATATGAACTCCATGAATCCAGACCCTAGAGGACATGGAATCAGGATTTCCCCTCATATGATGAGCCACACTCCAATACTCACACCAAACTCTAGTTTGAATTAAGTCACCAACTTTGAATTTGTGATGCTTGTATTAACATGAATGCATGGTGCATATGAATGAAACATGAATGTGTGCAGATGAATCTCAAGTTCAAGGTTGAGTGAAGAATAAAATGGAGAAGACAAATTTTGGGTACGACAAACACGAGAGAGAGCATTTTTTATTTTGGGGTTTTATTTATAAGAGAAACACACATTTATAAGAGACACACTACATACTCACCAAAAATCTTAAGGTTTTAAGTAAGTATGTGGTGTGTCTCTTACAAAAGTGTACTGTTCTTATAAAAAAAACCCAAAATATAAAATACTTCTTGGTGTTGATTCTCCGAATTAACCCCTAACCATTTATTTTTTAGTACTTGGTTTCTTATGATTTACGCAAATGTGAAAAGCAAATTGATTTATCCATAATTTTATTTTATCTCgttatttttgaattttgatgACGGGTGTTAAGTGTCAAATATTTCTTAAACTTTATATGATGTCAGACTTTGTGTTTGTTGATGAAAAATAGTACAAAAAATTAATAGATGTGCAATGTTGAAAGTTTTTTCAACTTACCCAAAAAATAGAATGCCAATCGTGGCAAATACTTTCTTCAAGTATCGACAAAATAAATGGCCATCTTGAGCTATATATATACACCCCACATTTCAATATTGATATCATACATTGAAACACAAGTAAGTTTAAGAAAACGAGATGAAGAAGTTGAGTATGATTCTTATATTGCTAGTTCCATTGCTCCTGACTATGGAGCAAGTGCATGGTTTTGATTGTGAAAAAGCAAAGACATCTGTATCTTCTTGTGAGTCATTTGTCACCGGTGGGGATCAGGAGCCATCAAGTACTTGTTGCAATGGCATTAGCTCTGTAGGATCATCAGCAACCACTGTTGATGAACGACGTGCTGCATGTCAATGCTTAAAAGAATGGGCTAATAAGATTCCTAACATTAGAGAGGATTTAGCTATCTCACTTCCCAAACGTTGCGGTCTTGACAAGGCTTTACCTATACCCGAAAACTTGGATTGCAATAAGTAAGTTCTCAATATTTCTTCCTTTATAAAGATTACATTTTAACAAATATTTATTTATGCATTTTATAAAGAGAAAAACatatatatttaatatatgtaAAATTATTTATAAGTTGGACGATATCTCTTGTAAAAATTGTATTAAAAATAGTTACTTCTATATTAATCAACAACTATTGTTTTTAAAgattttttaatatattttcGTCAACAAAATTAATAATGCACAgaaaatttatttattattttgcAAAATAGCTGTTGAAATTGTAATTAATCTTGCTTTACTTATATATTTTTTTTACAAATTTATTTACTATTGTATTATAATTGAATTGATATTGATATTGTTTTTTTGTGTTTTGTGTGGCAGCATTCAGTGAACTAAATGGAGAAAATAATAAACTAAACAGGGTGGACACTTGGTTGTTCTTATAAAAATAATACAACCCTGTATAAATATGTTCTATGGTGTTGTAAAATTTAAAATGTGATATTAATAAATATATACTTATGTTTACTCATCTTTGCGCATTCTTTTTAATTATAGAGATTAACTCAGACATAAGATGTGAGacatttgtttttaatttttaattattaattttggGAATAATTTTCTACTcaatatttatttttaaaaaataatcttttataaaaaaaagaattaattaatctatatatattttttataatcAAATATGAAAATAAAGAATACAAGGCTATTCAAACTCAATACAAATTACAaatttatgacattccaaaaacAAACGCCCCAAACATAATAATTAAACTTTATCCTATAATTGCTACCATAAGTTGACCAAAATTAAGATCtggaatttttttttaaaatatccagaatttttaaaaaaatttcaaaaatatccattttttccaaaaaattataaaattgggcaatttttgccctaattttgtacataggcgccaccctagttggcgcctacccttaaagggtagggcaagtcgccactaggagtggcgcctacccttaaatttttttttattttttatttatttattttttttaaatatgtttttttttttttttttttttttttttaatttttttttaatttatgaatttatattttttctaaattatattaatttatattaacacatatatataaataaaattatttagaagatatatatatatatatatatatatatattaatttatatatatatactaatttaatttataagtaattattattatttaaaattttttggaagaattagggttaatcatctatatatcaattataattagggtttattgatcggttataattagagtttggtagttatgacctaattgaaaccctaattccatATAAGATTAAgtaatcaagtgcgacactaattagggttaggtagactggtgtacaacccagatcttttcctataaataaagtgttttttccttgcattttcttcaccactgtttcctatcactttctgtatcaagttgagttcatggcatccccaagaccgtcgtcatggcagcgaacatcatcaaggcgcccggatcctgaaccagtaatcttaaaaagggatgggcatgttattttctcgcctttgaaacccccaatggagatgaaattttggaacatccgttcgttagaccaactaaaaaggtccttgatgtcttggttagagggagattaccaacctggtgaagtcatcagaaggattcagaggcttagaacaaggttctcatttgaaactggagaaacgatacgttggtgggttgaagttgaaagcgacattgattgcatccaaatgatgcatggatcagacgacatagtgttaactgttgtaatttcttagattttaatggttgtttgtcatgttgttgttgtatttgttattgttctagtacttgttcttgttttagtacttgtttttgttccagtatttgtttttgttttagtaattggtgttgtaatgttagatgtttgtgtttgttgttcaagtgtcatcttctatttggaataaaaagtaaactttaatttaaaatgattttggtacacagatttatgaaagtgaaaactaagttgtggaactagatccacgatatggacatttgttcttattatgccctagttgtctacatatgctacacttcctctgcattttctctgcgacgtccatttcagttctaatgcgcctgctatttgggcgaccacttttattccgccgcatcgattcgttgtgccaaacaatttccccgtcatactctggccaatacgcctccaatgctaccaccggaaagggattgtcgtatacattgagcaatgttgcaactttgtagattggagacactagcgataatgcatcgaagtggctgtgtgaacacgctgcaatgacatgggaacaaggcatacgataggcctgaaattgaccacagtcgcaccaacggtctggtattaggaccctatactcttgtctgggcagcccttggttgtggtcaattgtttccttgacactaaaagtgtggccatggcggtcgaattccgtaacccgatggctgctggctttggcagattcctgcctcataaacttcatgcaggcatcactatatacttgactcgtctgcaacacttcattccagcgcctgcctcttgttacgaacaacgttgccatccgaaaatacgtcgcactcaccaatgcggttaccgggaggttacgtatgcccttaaacacgccgttcattgattccacaagatttgttgtcatgtggccccacctcaccccatcgtcatatgatctagtccacttcgctcggtcgatattatcgatccacctccctgcatcagaatttgccaacactatttcccggcgatagtattggaatccaggttggtttaaggcataccccgcgtttatcaaatgttgcttcaagaagttatccttgaactcccgcataaaattttgagcaatatgcctgatgcagtagacatgggtagacggggggtcatgccaaccatttgctggattattgtatgcactgtctattgaagcgtgcctgtcagagatcacgcagatgccagcttgtggagtcacgtgcgttcgaagattcttaaggaagaaactccaagcagcagccgtttctccttccaccaatgcaaaggctattgggaaaatatttgaattgccatcttgtgcgaccgccatcagtaacgatcctttgtatttcccatacagccaagttccatcgacttgaacaagtggtttgcagaatgtgaacccgatgatgcagggacggaatgcccagaaaagtctatggaaaattccattaccttctagacgagttccgtcaggggattgtgcaggcaaggtctccattatagtaaccgtcccaggtgaatacaatcgtagtgcagccaggtagcgtggtagttgtttgtatgattcctcccagttaccgtacaccagttcaattgccttggttttcgctaaccaagcctttctgtatgacggtgtatatttgaaaacagccacacaatgggagataattgttttgaccttcagtgacgggtcagcctcaactagaggtaatatggaatggcagatcatgtcatggctaagtttgcgatgatcctgtgccatgttggtgttgacgcaaatgtgagcttgagatatggaccctatcacccacgcattatgcttcttcttgtacgatgccatcaacctatatccacactccggatttttgcatacaataacgtatctttccggatttgatttgataacatcgtagtcaacacaatttttcaagtgccagttctttattgctaacagacactcttccttggtccgaaattggtcacccttctttaagtcctcatcagacctcatatatgggttgtagaacatatctgatgagggctcatcctcgcccaagttaagtgttgtgaagtgcacaggaggtgagtagcgttgcgctataggtatttcagcttggtcttcgtcttcagaatgacggttcaccaagtcatcaaccacgtcttcagcatcatcaaccacatcgtcttcaacgtggtgctcagcgtcttgttcgtcatcaatcacaggatcaataacctgtgattgaatattctgagttggttgaggttgttccaacacaatgtacaacactatgtattcgtaaccagagtactcatggttacgaagcatgtattgtgtctccatgtcattttgaatcaatgacttataaaacttgacagagttgttttctgaaaaaaaaaggttgttgataaaaaatttgggacacgggttgtcttagtttggactcaatcttcctCTTCAGGTAAGAGAAGTCAGCTCCACTttttagacaaaaacgagtgcattcggtgtttctaaattggaagccagacatatcacattcataagtctcaccattgacgtgagctttgattttgtattgtgatgaagatgccatgttttgtgaagatattgtgaaggttttgtgaaggttttgtgaaggttttgtgaagatattgtcaaggttttgtgaagattgctgtgaagatattgtgaatacctttgcGAAAATGTGTGTGACTATTTATACTGCAAGAATCTTACTGCCTAtccatcaagtcttcaccacctagtctgaacttagtctcagagattcccatgcatgcctgttccccatcaagtcttcaccaccaagtctggcagattcccacgcatgccttacacgtgtcacacccttgaatgcaacactcccacctagtctgtactaatgcatgccaacctatccacctagtctgaacttagtctcagagattcccatgcatgcctgttccccatcaggtcttcaccaccaagtctggcagattcccacgcatgccttacacgtgtcacacccttgaatgcaacactcccacctagtctgtactaatgcatgccaacctatccacctagtctgaacttagtctcagagattcccatgcatgcctgttccccatcaagtcttcaccaccaagtctggcagattcccacgcatgccttacacgtgtcacacccttgaatgcaacactcccacctagtctgtactaatgcatgccaactCCCCTCACTGATAAAGAGATTATGCTTTACTCCCCCCTAAGAGTTTACTTATGCCCCTTTGGCATAAtaaaaaatgtgataaaaaaaGCGCAAGCACATAGATCACCATAAAATGACAACAAACATGTTATAGGAAAGAAATTCTTAAAATCGTGTTAGTAGTTTCTTACAAATAAAGTAAAATAGTGATTATGtgtttaaaataatattcaatcttatttacgcttaattatttattttaaataagattcccacgcatgccttacacgtgtcaacactaccacctagtctgcaccaatgcatgccaacactaccacctagtctgcaccaatgcatgccaacaccaccacctagtctgcacctattctgcaagattcccatgcatgccttccacgtgtcacacctttgcatcatcaaattccaccaagtcttccccaagacaagacaactcccacctagtctgcacctatgcatgccaacactgccacctagtctgcacctattctgcaagattcccacgcatgccttccacttgtcacgtttctgcatcatcagattccaccaagtcttccccaagacaagacaactcccacctagtctgcacctatgcatgcaaacactgccacctagtctgcacctattctgcaagattcccacgcatgccttccacttgtcacgtttctgcatcatcagattccaccaatgcatgccaacactaccacgcatgccttacacttgtcacatttttgcatattcattctacttgaaaacgagtataaatagagggtcattcttgcaagttttcatcaaccactaacacttttattcagagaactcaggcaaaacttctcatccaccaagcttcttcctacattgcagtcatgtcgcttcttaccatgggccaagaacacagaggaactagggcaaacattgcctcattcgtaagtttttcttgaacattgcctctttcgtatgtttgtaattagttttttaaaagtccaatataatgattttttatattgtttgtttttaaaggatcccaagaaatttcgtcaacgttcacacccaatgccttatccagacccatggtgcgtaccttacatagagcgtgcgggtttcggtcatgtaatgcatgtcgtaaatgccaccattgatgccaaattcattttggctctgtgtgaacgttggagacctgagacacacacctttcacctaccaactggtgaatgtaccgtcacattagaggacgtgtacatgcttttaggtcttagaatagatggtaagcctgtgaccggaaatgttcaacagcctaaccaaatatgtgttcaaatgttaggggtagatctggtcgagggtgaggggtctgccaaagcaaggggtcagggtattaaattatctagcctacaattgtaccacgactccataactttgactgaggaatcctccgaacaagaaaaagtcataaaaacccgggtttacattatgctattgtttgggaacttgctatttcccgaagggacgggaaatagcataaattttatgtacttgagtttgctcggggacattgatagaataagcacatatagttggggttctgcagtattagcattcctatatagctctttgtgtaaaaatgcacaaaatgagcactgtacattttctggatgtgcttttttgctccaaacatgggggtggtggagattgccgaggctagccccagaaaatcctaatgactactccttcccctacgcaactaggtaaatttatgatcttatttcattttgtatatttattctataaatatttgtaactaatattatttatctttttttgtttaggttcattacaaccggactggattacagtcttacccccaaaaataaaattatattttatcgtcaactgttggatcgtctccgagcacaggatgtattaccactaaaCCCTAAACTTCTAACTGAATTATTAATGTCATGCATtctcgataaataacatatttacttttttctttgcagtttatttggaggccatatttgggattggaacatcaacccaaccccgaagatgcagctgtttggacagcaaaaacggccataatgcggttcaccactgtggagatgcaccaaagtgaccgtgtcaagcttcaattcggaatgcatcaagaaatcccaggccccccaatgtctatggaaccttggcatctaaaaaaagtcagccaccagtggtatgcccaaaattggaaggaatttgctaaggagtttcgaaaaatgtggaaagaccgtgcccactatgttctacaatttccggtggcgcccaacgaaatgaagccgacaagggaatatgtggattggtatagagcaaataccaatccagaaatgattgtgtctgacccgttctatttggacgatccccggatgcaagaaccatatttccaacaacaacaaccaccacagtattcccaacaacaacaaccaccgcagtattcccaacaacaacaaccacctccttattaccaacaacaaccaccacaaccattttaccaacaacaaccaccaccaccttattaccaacaacaaccacc includes:
- the LOC127074228 gene encoding non-specific lipid-transfer protein A, with product MKKLSMILILLVPLLLTMEQVHGFDCEKAKTSVSSCESFVTGGDQEPSSTCCNGISSVGSSATTVDERRAACQCLKEWANKIPNIREDLAISLPKRCGLDKALPIPENLDCNNIQ